One Candidatus Nitrososphaera evergladensis SR1 genomic window carries:
- a CDS encoding helix-turn-helix domain-containing protein — translation MTEDPLVADLKAFGLEEMEAQAYVRLARLGKARASSLSSALKINRTTTYRILERLKQAGIVETSMSRPVSFIAVEPKKALQLLIDRRKDELRAAEGRYSSILEQFTKFYVPSEEAIGAKFNILQGNEEIHRAVTRLAKDASKKMSMITSVRDLGKMYYSGAYEAIAAAAARGVKVEILTEVTDLQALDIVAKHDGFAEVRHRAESKMRMVLKDEEEALITVAAGGAEEEVALWTYSQSFASAMQSIATNEFHSGIELGAIATALKTGKPAESFRIITDEKEYTSNMMALLTSAKSELYIGFNLHPTFSTPAVLEVLKSLASRGVKVRVLSAPSSEEADIVRKLHGTIDFRISAFQTDVQVMIADGKEMLFSNAARAQGSKRPDINIRTNLAGMVSFMHNIVADIWLDSREYTLELETLQQSILLNRCAGAVRAMMQDHGIEIVLGNKILGKSGVLHKFDIISPSTKAEGGGGRIAVSFLAYSDPESTGTRLMESKIKLLDCEPIDLVIGMLQASNQGGENDGPVAKLARAVGLHIVQAGDPDRLAELVFHEIERRY, via the coding sequence CCACGACGTACAGGATACTAGAGAGGCTAAAGCAGGCAGGGATAGTCGAGACCTCCATGAGCAGGCCAGTCAGCTTCATCGCCGTTGAGCCAAAAAAGGCGCTGCAACTGCTCATAGACAGGCGCAAGGACGAGCTCAGGGCTGCGGAGGGCAGGTACTCTTCGATACTGGAGCAGTTTACAAAATTTTATGTCCCTTCCGAAGAGGCGATCGGAGCCAAGTTCAACATCCTGCAGGGAAACGAGGAGATCCACCGCGCGGTAACAAGGCTTGCCAAGGACGCAAGCAAGAAAATGTCGATGATAACGTCGGTGCGCGACCTAGGCAAGATGTACTATTCTGGCGCGTACGAGGCAATTGCGGCTGCAGCAGCAAGGGGCGTCAAAGTGGAAATCTTGACAGAAGTGACAGACCTTCAGGCGCTTGACATAGTGGCAAAGCACGATGGGTTTGCAGAGGTACGCCACAGGGCGGAGTCCAAGATGAGGATGGTGCTCAAGGACGAAGAGGAGGCACTCATAACGGTGGCCGCAGGCGGGGCAGAAGAGGAAGTGGCGCTGTGGACGTACTCGCAGTCGTTTGCGTCGGCGATGCAGTCAATAGCAACCAACGAGTTCCACTCTGGAATAGAGCTTGGCGCGATTGCCACTGCGCTCAAGACGGGCAAGCCGGCCGAGTCGTTTAGGATAATCACGGACGAAAAGGAATACACAAGCAACATGATGGCGCTTTTGACCTCGGCCAAGTCAGAACTGTACATCGGCTTTAACCTCCATCCGACGTTTAGCACGCCGGCGGTGCTTGAAGTATTAAAGTCGCTTGCAAGCAGGGGAGTAAAGGTGCGCGTCCTTTCTGCGCCAAGCTCTGAAGAGGCAGACATTGTAAGAAAGCTGCACGGCACGATAGACTTTCGCATATCGGCGTTTCAGACAGACGTGCAGGTGATGATAGCCGACGGCAAGGAAATGCTTTTTTCAAACGCTGCAAGGGCGCAGGGCAGCAAGAGGCCGGACATAAACATACGCACCAACCTTGCAGGGATGGTGTCGTTCATGCACAACATCGTCGCAGACATCTGGCTTGACTCGCGCGAATACACACTGGAGCTTGAAACCCTGCAGCAATCAATATTGCTTAACAGGTGCGCCGGCGCCGTCAGGGCGATGATGCAGGACCACGGGATCGAGATCGTGCTTGGAAACAAGATACTGGGAAAATCCGGAGTGCTCCACAAGTTCGATATCATTTCGCCAAGCACAAAGGCAGAAGGAGGAGGCGGCAGGATAGCAGTGTCGTTTCTTGCGTACTCGGACCCGGAATCCACGGGCACAAGGCTCATGGAGTCCAAGATAAAGCTCCTTGACTGCGAGCCCATCGATCTCGTGATTGGCATGCTGCAGGCCAGCAATCAGGGAGGAGAGAACGATGGTCCGGTGGCAAAACTTGCAAGGGCAGTGGGACTGCACATAGTCCAGGCAGGCGACCCTGACAGGCTGGCAGAACTTGTGTTCCACGAGATAGAAAGGCGTTACTAA
- a CDS encoding VIT1/CCC1 transporter family protein: MAERVTHVEPHIKESNYIRDLVFGFGDGVNTSLGIVAGVGGAIISADVVILAALIGMFTGAKAMAVQNYLAVKSQREILESEIKREEHEIETVPELEREEVEDIYREKGFEGEELNRVVSKITSNKDVWLKTMLTEELGLNLEILGNPLKGALVMFGSFLLGGILPILPYFAVKAGLMSPIAAIVIAIVISVASSFIVGALKGRMAKKSWIKGGIEMAGLGTGIALVGYGIGAELAKAGIVSVPPAGG; this comes from the coding sequence ATGGCTGAGCGAGTCACTCACGTTGAACCTCACATCAAGGAAAGCAACTACATACGGGACCTCGTGTTTGGGTTTGGCGACGGGGTAAACACGTCGCTGGGCATAGTGGCCGGCGTGGGAGGTGCCATCATATCTGCAGACGTGGTCATCCTTGCCGCGCTGATAGGGATGTTCACCGGCGCAAAGGCAATGGCGGTCCAGAATTACCTCGCCGTAAAATCCCAGCGGGAGATACTAGAGTCAGAGATTAAACGCGAAGAACACGAAATAGAGACCGTGCCTGAACTGGAAAGAGAAGAGGTAGAAGACATTTACCGCGAAAAAGGATTCGAGGGCGAGGAGCTGAACAGGGTTGTCAGCAAGATAACCTCAAACAAGGACGTCTGGCTCAAGACCATGCTTACAGAAGAGCTTGGGCTCAACCTGGAAATCCTGGGCAACCCGCTGAAAGGCGCGCTGGTGATGTTTGGCTCTTTTCTGCTGGGCGGGATTCTCCCGATCCTTCCTTACTTTGCGGTCAAGGCCGGCTTGATGTCCCCGATTGCCGCCATCGTGATAGCCATAGTCATAAGCGTGGCTTCATCGTTCATCGTTGGCGCGCTAAAGGGGCGCATGGCAAAGAAAAGCTGGATAAAAGGCGGCATAGAGATGGCCGGGCTTGGCACTGGCATCGCGCTTGTCGGCTATGGAATTGGAGCGGAACTGGCAAAGGCAGGAATTGTAAGCGTCCCTCCTGCGGGGGGATGA
- a CDS encoding thiamine pyrophosphate-dependent enzyme, translating to MKTADIVAEALMDWGVDVIFGLPGDGINGFIEALRRRASKIRFVLVRHEESAAFMACAYAKYTGKLGACVATSGPGAVHLLTGLYDAKADGAPVIAITGRTYSDMMGSNYQQDVDLLALFSDVSVYNNMINSPEHAEMAVDIACRTALAKKGVSHLTIPIDVQERELRGMYSRHKVAGHTSDALVAYAMPDPKLLEKAAEILNAGRRVVMLVGQGALDATDEVIAVAERLGAPIVKALLGKAVVPDDHPLCTGGIGLLGTSPSSDAMAEADTLLMVGTSFPYIDYLPKPGQARGVQIDLFAEKIGLRYPVEVGLVGDSRLALSALLPLLKEKSHDFARSKQAAMKEWNNLLRERSSRIEMPMKPQFIARIISEELQDNAILSVDSGTNTIWAAQYIDLRKGMKFSLSGTLATMACALPYAIAAQIAYPERQSVAFVGDGGFTMLMGEFATAVKYQLPIKVVIIKNNSLGMIRWEQLAFLGNPEFGVEFAPIDFAKFAEACGAKGYSISDPRDARSLVQEAMSQDGPAIIEALVDPFEPPMPPKVDLDFVSNMAESFARGQPHARRIGLTIFRDQVHEALRKVHSHNDNNNDDGGSSNKTQQ from the coding sequence ATGAAGACTGCAGACATTGTCGCTGAAGCGTTGATGGACTGGGGCGTAGATGTCATCTTTGGGCTGCCGGGCGACGGCATTAACGGTTTCATCGAGGCTTTGAGGAGGCGGGCCAGCAAGATCCGGTTCGTCCTTGTCCGGCATGAAGAATCTGCCGCTTTCATGGCCTGCGCATACGCAAAATACACGGGCAAGCTAGGCGCCTGCGTGGCCACTTCTGGCCCGGGGGCGGTGCACCTCCTGACAGGGCTTTACGATGCCAAGGCCGATGGCGCGCCGGTCATCGCAATCACTGGCAGGACATACTCTGACATGATGGGGTCAAACTACCAGCAGGACGTCGACCTGCTTGCGCTTTTTTCAGACGTGTCTGTCTACAACAACATGATAAACAGCCCCGAGCATGCCGAGATGGCAGTCGACATTGCGTGCAGGACCGCACTTGCCAAAAAAGGCGTCAGCCACCTTACCATCCCGATAGACGTGCAGGAAAGGGAGCTGCGCGGCATGTATTCCCGGCACAAGGTGGCCGGCCACACTTCTGACGCGCTTGTGGCCTATGCGATGCCCGATCCAAAGCTTCTAGAAAAAGCGGCAGAGATACTGAACGCCGGCCGCAGGGTCGTCATGCTGGTGGGGCAGGGCGCACTTGACGCCACCGACGAGGTTATAGCCGTGGCAGAAAGGCTGGGCGCACCCATAGTCAAGGCGCTCCTTGGCAAAGCGGTTGTTCCTGACGACCACCCGCTCTGCACCGGCGGCATCGGCCTGCTTGGCACCTCTCCATCGTCTGATGCGATGGCAGAAGCAGACACGCTCCTGATGGTGGGGACCTCGTTTCCGTACATCGACTATTTGCCCAAGCCGGGGCAGGCCCGGGGAGTGCAGATAGACCTATTTGCAGAGAAAATAGGGCTGCGCTATCCCGTCGAAGTTGGACTGGTCGGGGACTCTAGACTTGCGCTGTCGGCCCTGCTCCCGCTCTTGAAGGAAAAGAGCCACGACTTTGCCCGCTCAAAGCAGGCAGCGATGAAAGAGTGGAACAACCTCTTGCGGGAGCGCAGCAGCCGCATAGAGATGCCGATGAAGCCGCAGTTCATCGCCCGGATAATCTCTGAAGAGCTGCAGGACAACGCCATACTTTCTGTCGACAGCGGGACCAACACAATCTGGGCCGCGCAGTACATCGACCTGAGAAAGGGGATGAAGTTCTCGCTTTCCGGCACCCTTGCGACTATGGCGTGCGCGCTCCCGTACGCAATAGCCGCGCAGATAGCGTACCCCGAGCGTCAGTCTGTTGCCTTTGTCGGCGACGGCGGCTTTACGATGCTGATGGGCGAGTTTGCGACAGCGGTGAAATACCAGCTGCCTATCAAGGTGGTGATAATAAAGAACAACTCGCTTGGCATGATCCGGTGGGAGCAGCTGGCCTTCCTTGGAAACCCGGAATTTGGAGTGGAATTTGCGCCAATAGACTTTGCCAAGTTTGCCGAGGCGTGCGGGGCCAAGGGATACTCTATATCCGACCCGCGCGACGCAAGGTCCCTCGTTCAGGAAGCAATGTCGCAGGACGGGCCGGCGATAATCGAAGCGCTGGTGGACCCGTTTGAGCCCCCGATGCCTCCAAAGGTCGACCTTGACTTTGTCAGCAACATGGCCGAGTCGTTTGCAAGAGGCCAGCCGCACGCCCGGAGGATTGGGCTGACGATATTCCGCGACCAGGTGCACGAGGCGCTAAGAAAAGTGCACTCGCATAATGACAACAACAATGATGATGGCGGCAGTAGCAACAAAACACAACAATAG
- a CDS encoding 4Fe-4S dicluster domain-containing protein, with protein sequence MDTGFKSKRQVAGQFKGINVWGPLDAPGQLGIWGTNVCVDFDICVADGACIEACPVNVYEWLETPGHPASEKKAFMAREKDCIFCLACENVCPPQAIKIFQKGQ encoded by the coding sequence ATAGACACAGGCTTTAAGAGCAAGCGCCAGGTAGCAGGCCAGTTCAAAGGCATCAACGTCTGGGGCCCGCTCGACGCCCCCGGACAACTGGGAATATGGGGCACAAACGTCTGCGTCGACTTTGACATATGCGTAGCTGACGGCGCCTGCATCGAGGCCTGCCCAGTAAACGTGTACGAGTGGCTAGAGACTCCAGGCCACCCGGCGTCAGAGAAAAAGGCGTTCATGGCACGAGAAAAAGACTGCATATTCTGCCTTGCCTGCGAGAACGTGTGCCCTCCGCAGGCGATAAAGATATTCCAGAAAGGCCAGTAG